One region of Salinibacter grassmerensis genomic DNA includes:
- a CDS encoding response regulator transcription factor, with protein MSDQSTNHIRTFLVDDHPAILEAIRNRIDDTLDVEVCGMATSSDEAFRKIEDMAPDTAVVDISLEDAHGLDLVQNLQSQCPEVQVVVYSMYDEMVYAERAIQAGASGYLMKDQPTEDLIEAIRVVNEGEVFLSREMASQILNKVARGESSEPSFPIEEFTDRELAVFQMLGEGCSIEEIQDRLNLARKTVETYRRRAKEKLGFDSVSKLLQFAVQWASAPGAGKKVSGMPDGDEDTSADEETSGEDAEKKTDQ; from the coding sequence ATGTCGGATCAGTCTACAAACCACATTCGGACCTTCCTCGTCGACGACCACCCGGCGATCCTGGAGGCGATTCGCAATCGCATCGACGATACCCTTGACGTAGAGGTGTGTGGAATGGCAACCTCCTCGGACGAGGCATTCCGAAAGATTGAGGACATGGCGCCGGATACTGCCGTCGTCGACATTTCACTGGAGGACGCCCATGGGCTGGACCTGGTACAAAACCTCCAGTCGCAGTGTCCGGAGGTGCAGGTCGTGGTATATTCGATGTACGACGAGATGGTCTACGCGGAACGGGCCATCCAGGCTGGGGCGTCCGGCTACTTGATGAAGGATCAGCCCACCGAAGACCTCATTGAGGCGATCCGGGTGGTGAACGAGGGGGAGGTGTTCCTGAGTCGAGAGATGGCCTCACAGATTCTGAACAAGGTGGCCCGTGGAGAGTCCTCCGAGCCGAGCTTCCCAATCGAGGAGTTCACCGACCGGGAACTGGCCGTCTTTCAGATGCTCGGGGAGGGGTGCAGTATTGAAGAGATTCAGGACCGGCTGAACTTGGCACGGAAGACCGTGGAGACGTACCGGCGGCGGGCGAAGGAGAAGCTCGGGTTTGACTCCGTGTCGAAGCTGCTCCAGTTTGCAGTACAGTGGGCGTCCGCACCGGGGGCTGGTAAGAAGGTCTCGGGAATGCCCGACGGAGACGAGGACACGTCTGCCGATGAAGAGACTTCGGGCGAAGACGCAGAGAAGAAAACCGACCAATAA